A portion of the Pagrus major chromosome 8, Pma_NU_1.0 genome contains these proteins:
- the pnpla2 gene encoding patatin-like phospholipase domain-containing protein 2 — translation MFPLDSPWNISFAGCGFLGIYHVGVASCLLEQAPFLVLNARHVYGASAGALTATALVTGVCLGEAGASIIDVAKEARKRFLGPMHPSFNLVKIVRHMLRRTLPADCHHQANGRLGISLTRVTDGENVLVSHFNNKEELVQACVCSAYIPVYCGLIPPTLQGVRYVDGGISDNLPQYELKNTITVSPFSGESDICPRDTSTNIHELRFTNTSIQFTLTNLYRVSRALFPPDPMVMKAMCKQGYKDALHFLKKNELLNFNGPLRDRPLLANGEESQDYNDDEEDEDEAKPHVEEGAVMVPGCSSIEDHFIEHLPPTLHRALVEACMERRSLVQKLGNMLPVRMASALMLPYTLPLESAMSMTLRLLEWLPDVQEDVGWIREQILKVLQHVLRQASKSISQHVSARFSCQLELHHYQSLPSSLSSTSLFPTWVNGSSSSVLDVFMRLDQYKRQLLSGVLCINMDLQGSFKTKAMSPDKSPPSILSPEGLTMH, via the exons ATGTTTCCTCTCGACTCGCCGTGGAACATCTCGTTCGCAGGTTGCGGCTTCCTCGGTATCTACCACGTCGGTGTGGCCAGCTGTCTGCTGGAGCAGGCGCCTTTTCTGGTGCTAAACGCCCGGCACGTCTACGGAGCATCAGCCGGAGCTCTCACCGCCACTGCTCTGGTCACTGGAGTGTGTCTTG GAGAGGCCGGTGCGAGCATCATCGATGTTGCCAAAGAGGCGAGGAAGCGATTCCTCGGACCCATGCACCCTTCCTTTAATCTGGTGAAGATTGTGCGTCACATGCTGCGGCGGACCCTGCCCGCCGATTGCCACCATCAGGCCAACGGTCGTTTGGGTATTTCTCTTACCAGAGTGACAGATGGAGAAAATGTCCTGGTATCACACTTCAACAACAAGGAGGAGCTGGTGCAG GCATGCGTCTGCAGTGCCTACATCCCAGTGTATTGTGGCCTCATTCCTCCCACACTGCAAGGAGTG CGATACGTGGATGGAGGAATCTCCGACAACCTGCCTCAGTAcgagctgaaaaacaccatcACCGTGTCCCCGTTCTCAGGGGAGAGTGACATCTGCCCACGAGACACCTCCACCAACATACACGAGCTGCGGTTCACCAACACGAGCATCCAGTTCACCCTCACCAACCTCTACAGAGTCTCCAGGGCACTTTTCCCTCCAGACCCAATG GTTATGAAGGCCATGTGTAAGCAGGGATATAAAGATGCTCTGCACTTTTTGAAGAAAAATG AATTGCTTAATTTCAACGGACCTCTCAGAGACAGACCGCTGCTAGCCAATGGCGAAGAAAGTCAGGATTATAACGATGACGAGGAGGACGAAGATGAGGCAAAGCCACATGTGGAGGAGGGAGCAGTGATGGTTCCTGGCTGTTCCTCAATAGAGGATCATTTCATCGAACACCTTCCACCCACCCTGCACAGAG CTCTGGTTGAGGCCTGCATGGAGAGGAGGAGCCTGGTGCAGAAGCTGGGCAACATGCTTCCTGTCAGGATGGCCTCGGCCCTGATGCTCCCCTACACTCTCCCTCTGGAGTCTGCCATGTCCATGACTCTCAG ACTTCTGGAGTGGCTGCCAGATGTACAAGAAGACGTCGGGTGGATTCGAGAGCAGATATTAAAAGTCCTACAGCATGTTCTTCGCCAGGCCTCCAAAAGCATTTCCCAGCATGTATCTGCCAG GTTTTCCTGTCAGCTGGAGCTGCACCACTACCAGTCCCTCCCATCCTCGCTCAGCTCCACCAGCCTGTTCCCCACCTGGGTGAACGGGAGCAGTTCTTCAGTCCTGGATGTCTTCATGCGCCTTGACCAGTACAAGAGGCAGCTGTTGTCTGGAGTGCTGTGCATCAACATGGACCTGCAAGGCTCCTTCAAAACTAAAGCGATGTCACCGGATAAGAgccctccatccatcctctcCCCAGAAGGCCTCACGATGCACTGA